From Grus americana isolate bGruAme1 chromosome 34 unlocalized genomic scaffold, bGruAme1.mat SUPER_34_unloc_2, whole genome shotgun sequence, the proteins below share one genomic window:
- the LOC129200175 gene encoding adenylate cyclase type 10-like yields the protein MASAWERKLQRSELEKAATFVPRLLAECAPVSRVPIQNIVGVLLFADISGFTALTEKFTQRSGTARGTDELVQTLNYYLCDVLEEMLIFGGDILKFAGDAVLVLWRTRPQELAKTISLVLQCSQQIQAKYGSRDTHMGQKMRLKIGISAGPMSLLLVGDRRQKYFFICGKVLSEVCEAERLANAGEVILSASSWELCEQHRLRTQHLAGKRAVKVMGMVQMSRSECQETLRKLVQHPVSHGLEKEGAVRPAFFRSPPNVEEVPREYVPETALRKFDDRVPLDLFSELRPVTSLLVQLQVAADMDTEALHTILNNASRMMLEVLHPHQGKINKILLFDKGCMFLCVFGLSGEKLLYESIHALQSAIQIFNSCSALLGEKEAVSVAVTSGTVFCGVIGHPGRHEYTVIGQKVNLAARMMVQYPGLVSCDAVTYAASRLPPYCFKELPAREMKGISCPDTIYQYVGIAKRSMFCMGLAKERSEYVPLLGREKELDLFASCLKAYKDLGRRHILAFEGTMGSGKSHLLTELAYLGQAAGHRVVAMELLEVDMRQSFSALGALTARALDLQERESCRARQRELRTKLRGTIEESSYCLLNDVLLVKFPISDKVRKMSETQRKRELRSAWAKVLKKAIGRDFGIFVIDNAQFIDPASWSIMSPVLQNVSFFMVTSLAPGYARTESFCKAAAASRTSQKIIYLHLDELKPSAVVQKVCQDLGVVSIPRDLARFLLQRSSGIPYYCEELLRCLRCKDTLLFRARRRGEKAEDNWESLIIETSALAATSSSSAGNDGRVCIVRPDVNLENTVLPTALKEIALAQLDQMKPLKQTVLKFAAVIGLVFTTQLLSHILPADIRHKMNFLLDMLVSDNILKWLKSTEVPEDVQDATEGPASSLQAGHGAERPSWSKKTVERRSGVLAFCVPLLREAAYELWLERQRVALHRKCAAFLERHAHKCKSCGQGDFVDFHRFAVTGTQDGGSCQGPADQGDSRSWEALVLAGEQMKRDRTHAIEEWFLAKSDQTTQLPSKTDGKHDGACSCKCKAIVESVLVPLARHYMAMGDAARAFYYLVECAAAYLHVSNSYMALMKLNEAEVLRNSVEKKANVIARFDEATFFSLKGEVCCHMGRTKLAKKMIRKALCLLRRHFPRTSVQAFAKSQVEKLPCAAYVARRASSLPQEAWRKRLAWLLRQSCCLSLLERLLSLEGTSSGRTVSRLAACMKANMDKAADSYRQQIPATDRLKTEGWK from the exons ATGGCTTCTGCCTGGGAGAGGAAACTTCAGCGCTCAGAGCTGGAGAAAGCAGCGACTTTCGTCCCCAGGCTCCTCGCTGAGTGTGCCCCCGTGAGCCGTGTTCCCATTCAGAATATCGTCGGAGTGCTGCTCTTTGCGGATATTTCAG GTTTCACTGCTCTGACAGAGAAATTCACCCAGAGGAGCGGCACAGCCAGAGGCACTGATGAGCTGGTGCAAACCCTCAATTACTACCTGTGTGATGTTTTGGAGG agatgctgatttttggaggAGACATCTTGAAGTTTGCCG gggatgctgtgCTGGTGCTGTGGAGAACACGACCCCAGGAGCTGGCTAAGACCATCAGCCTGGTGCTGCAATGTAGCCAGCAGATCCAGGCGAAGTACGGCAGTCGCGACACACACATGGGTCAGAAGATGCGACTGAAGATAG GGATCTCTGCAGGGCCCATGAGCCTCCTGCTTGTCGGAGACAGGAGGCAGAAGTACTTCTTTATCTGTGGCAAGGTCCTGTCTGAAGTTTGTGAGGCCGAACGGCTTGCGAATGCAGGTGAAGTTAtcctctcagcctcctcctgGGAGCTCTGCGAGCAGCACCGGCTCAGGACCCAGCATCTTGCAGGCAAAAGAGCCGTGAAG GTTATGGGCATGGTTCAGATGTCTCGGTCAGAATGCCAAGAAACTTTACGCAAGCTCGTACAACACCCGGTGAGCCATGgcttggagaaggaag GTGCCGTGAGGCCTGCTTTCTTCCGCTCTCCTCCTAATGTGGAGGAGGTGCCTAGGGAGTACGTACCAGAAACTGCTCTCCGGAAG TTTGATGACAGAGTGCCGCTGGACCTCTTCTCTGAGCTACGGCCAGTCACCAGCCTCTTGGTCCAACTGCAGGTTGCTGCAGATATGGACACGGAGGCTCTCCACACAATCCTCAACAATGCCAGCAGGATGATGCTAGAAGTCCTCCATCCTCACCAGGGCAAAATCAACAAAATCCTCCTGTTTGATAAA GGCTGCATGTTCCTCTGTGTGTTTGGACTCAGTGGAGAAAAGCTGCTCTACGAGAGTATTCACGCCTTGCAGAGTGCTATTCAGATCTTCAACTCGTGCTCCGCCCTGCTCGGGGAAAAAGA GGCAGTGTCTGTTGCAGTTACCAGCGGGACGGTGTTCTGCGGAGTCATTGGCCACCCTGGCAGGCATGAATACACAG TCATTGGCCAGAAGGTGAATTTGGCAGCCCGGATGATGGTGCAGTACCCCGGGCTGGTGTCCTGTGATGCAGTGACCTACGCCGCCTCTCGGCTGCCCCCTTACTGCTTCAAGGAGCTGCCAGCGAGAGAGATGAAAGGCATTAGCTGTCCTGACACTATCTATCAATACGTGGGGATCGCCAAGAGGAG CATGTTTTGCATGGGTCTTGCCAAGGAGAGGTCAGAGTACGTCCCCTTGCTGG GTCGGGAGAAGGAGCTTGACCTCTTTGCCAGCTGCTTGAAAGCCTATAAGGATTTAGGACGAAGGCACATCCTGGCATTTGAAGGCACGATGGGCTCCGGCAAGAGCCACTTACTTACTGAACTGGCCTATTTAGGCCAGGCTGCTGGCCACAG GGTAGTTGCCATGGAACTGCTGGAGGTCGACATGAGGCAGTCCTTCTCTGCCCTCGGTGCGCTGACAGCCAGGGCCCTGGACCTCCAGGAGCGTGAATCGTGCCGTGCCAGGCAGCGCGAGCTGCGGACAAAGCTCCGAGGGACAATCGAAGAGAGCAGCTATTGCCTCCTCAATGACGTTTTGCTTGTCAAG TTTCCCATTTCAGACAAGGTTCGCAAGATGAGCGAAACTCAAAGAAAAAGGGAATTGCGCTCGGCTTGGGCAAAAGTGCTAAAGAAG gccATCGGAAGAGACTTTGGCATATTTGTCATCGACAACGCCCAGTTCATCGACCCTGCCTCCTGGAGTATCATGTCACCCGTGCTCCAAAACGTCTCCTTCTTCATGGTCACGAGCTTAGCTCCGGGCTACGCGagaacagagagcttttgcaaaGCCGCAGCAGCCAGCAGGACGTCCCAGAAAATCATCTATCTTCATCTGGATGAGCTGAAACCTTCAGCTGTGGTGCAGAAAGTCTGCCAGGACCTTGGAGTGGTCAGCATCCCCAGGGATTTAGCGAG GTTCCTGCTCCAAAGAAGCTCGGGGATCCCATATTACTGCgaggagctgctgcgctgccttCGTTGCAAGGACACGCTCTTGTTCCGCGCCCGGAGGCGGGGTGAAAAAGCAGAGGACAACTGGGAGAGCCTGATCA TCGAGACTTCAGCCCTGGCAGCAACCTCGAGCTCCAGTGCCGGGAATGATGGCAGGGTCTGCATCGTCAGACCAGATGTGAACCTGGAGAACACCGTGCTGCCCACCGCTTTGAAAG AGATTGCGCTGGCTCAGCTGGACCAGATGAAGCCGCTGAAGCAGACGGTTTTGAAGTTTGCAGCTGTCATCGGGCTGGTATTTACCACCCAGCTGCTGTCGCACATCCTTCCCGCTGACATCAGGCACAAGATGAATTTCTTGTTGGACATGCTGGTGAGCGACAACATCCTTAAGTGGCTGAAAAGCACAGAGGTGCCAGAAGATGTCCAAGATGCTACCGAGGGGccagccagctctctgcaggcagggcatg GAGCGGAGAGGCCCTCTTGGAGCAAGAAGACCGTGGAGCGGCGGTCTGGCGTTCTGGCCTTCTGTGTCCCGCTGCTGCGGGAGGCTGCCTACGAGCTGTGGCTCGAGAGACAGCGGGTCGCCTTGCACCGCAAGTGCGCCGCCTTCCTGGAGCGGCACGCGCACAAATGCAAGAGCTGCGGCCAAGGGGACTTTGTTGACTTCCACCGCTTCGCTGTCACCGGCACCCAGGATGGAGGGAGCTGTCAGGGTCCTGCTGACCAGGGTGACTCACGCAGCTGGGAGGCCTTGGTGCTCGCAGGAGAACAGATGAAGAGGGATAGGACCCATGCCATTGAGG AATGGTTTCTGGCAAAGAGCGACCAGACGACTCAGCTGCCCAGCAAGACTGACGGCAAGCACGACGGCGCGTGCTCGTGCAAATGCAAAGCCATCGTGGAATCGGTGCTTGTGCCTTTGGCTCGCCACTACATGGCAATGGGCGATGCTGCCAGGGCCTTTTACTACCTTGTGGAGTGTGCGGCTGCCTACCTGCATGTCTCCAACAGCTACATG GCCCTCATGAAGCTGAACGAAGCGGAGGTCCTGAGGAACTCAGTAGAGAAGAAAGCGAATGTGATAGCCCGCTTTGATGAGGCCACCTTCTTCAGCCTCAAAGGGGAG GTCTGCTGTCATATGGGACGTACGAAGCTGGCAAAGAAAATGATCAGGAAGGCTTTGTGCCTGCTCAGAAGGCACTTCCCCCGGACCTCCGTTCAAGCCTTTGCCAAGTCGCAGGTGGAAAAGTTGCCGTGTGCCGCTTATGTTGCCAGAAGAGCGTCCTCCCTTCCGCAGGAGGCCTG gaggaagaggctaGCCTGGCTGCtgcggcagagctgctgcctttccttACTGGAGCGTCTCTTGAGCCTGGAGGGTACTTCCAGCGGACGGACGGTCTCCCGCCTGGCAGCGTGCATGAAGGCCAACATGGACAAGGCAGCGGACTCCTATCGGCAGCAGATTCCTGCCACAGACAGACTTAAAACAGAAGGGTGGAAATGA